The Callospermophilus lateralis isolate mCalLat2 chromosome 3, mCalLat2.hap1, whole genome shotgun sequence genome has a segment encoding these proteins:
- the Ppp2r5c gene encoding serine/threonine-protein phosphatase 2A 56 kDa regulatory subunit gamma isoform isoform X10: MVEYITHNRNVITEPIYPEVVHMFAVNMFRTLPPSSNPTGAEFDPEEDEPTLEAAWPHLQLVYEFFLRFLESPDFQPNIAKKYIDQKFVLQLLELFDSEDPRERDFLKTTLHRIYGKFLGLRAYIRKQINNIFYRFIYETEHHNGIAELLEILGSIINGFALPLKEEHKIFLLKVLLPLHKVKSLSVYHPQLAYCVVQFLEKDSTLTEPVVMALLKYWPKTHSPKEVMFLNELEEILDVIEPSEFVKIMEPLFRQLAKCVSSPHFQVAERALYYWNNEYIMSLISDNAAKILPIMFPSLYRNSKTHWNKTIHGLIYNALKLFMEMNQKLFDDCTQQFKAEKLKEKLKMKEREEAWVKIENLAKANPQYAVYSQASTVSLPVAMETDGPLFEDVQMLRKTVTEEARQAQKDLKKDRPLARRKSELPQDPHTKKALDAHCRADELVSQDGR, from the exons TTTGCAGTTAACATGTTTCGAACATTGCCGCCTTCCTCCAATCCCACGGGAGCAGAGTTTGACCCAGAGGAGGATGAACCAACGTTAGAAGCAGCCTGGCCTCATCTGCAG ctTGTTTATGAGTTTTTCTTAAGATTTTTAGAGTCTCCAGATTTCCAGCCTAATATAGCGAAGAAATATATTGATCAGAAATTTGTATTGCAG CTTTTAGAGCTCTTTGACAGCGAGGATCCTCGGGAGAGAGATTTTCTAAAAACCACCCTTCACAGAATTTATGGAAAGTTCTTAGGCCTGAGAGCGTACATCAGAAAAcagataaataatatattttatag ATTTATTTATGAAACAGAGCATCACAATGGCATAGCAGAATTGCTGGAAATATTGGGGAG TATAATTAATGGATTTGCCTTACCACTAAAAGAAGAGCACAAGATTTTCCTGTTAAAGGTGTTGCTACCTTTGCACAAAGTGAAATCTCTGAGTGTCTACCATCCGCAG CTGGCGTACTGCGTCGTGCAGTTTTTAGAGAAGGACAGCACCCTCACTGAACCA GTGGTAATGGCACTTCTCAAATACTGGCCAAAGACCCACAGTCCAAAAGAAGTAATGTTCTTAAATGAATTAGAAGAAATTTTAGATGTCATTGAACCCTCGGAGTTTGTGAAGATCATGGAGCCTCTCTTCCGGCAGTTAGCCAAGTGCGTTTCCAGCCCACACTTCCAG GTGGCAGAGCGAGCACTGTATTACTGGAATAATGAGTACATTATGAGTTTAATTAGTGACAATGCAGCAAAGATTCTGCCCATCATGTTTCCATCCCTGTACCGCAACTCAAAGACCCATTGGAACAA GACGATACATGGCTTGATATACAATGCCCTGAAACTCTTCATGGAAATGAACCAAAAATTGTTTGATGACTGCACACAACAGTTTAAAGCAGAGAAACTGAA AGAGAAGCTAAAAATGAAAGAGCGAGAAGAAGCATGGGTTAAAATAGAAAATCTAGCCAAAGCGAATCCCCAG TACGCAGTGTATAGTCAAGCCAGCACCGTGAGCTTGCCAGTTGCCATGGAGACAGATGGGCCTCTGTTTGAAGATGTGCAGATGCTGAGAAAGACAGTGACCGAGGAGGCTCGTCAG GCACAGAAAGATCTGAAGAAGGACCGTCCTCTTGCGCGCCGCAAGTCCGAGCTGCCTCAGGACCCCCACACCAAGAAAGCCTTGGACGCCCACTGCAGAGCTGATGAGCTGGTCTCCCAGGACGGGCGCTAG